The stretch of DNA TCCTGGCCAAGCACACCGCGAAAGGGCTCCAAATCATTGGTGGTCGAGAAGCTGAACTGTTCAGCGGAAAAAGGACGAGTCAGCGCTTCGGGCGCTAGACGCAAGCTGGCAGCAACAGGATCAGGCATCGGGCTTCCTTACATCAGGCGGGGCAGATGACGGCATTCTGGCGCCGGGTTGGGCCGGCTGGCAAGGACGGCTTGGGGAAAGCATAGACCCGTGTTCGGGGCTGTAAAAAAACCGAGTGTTTCCGGCTTGTTTCATAAAAAGTCACGGAACCCTTGGATCATGCCTAAACTCCAACCTGCTGCGGGTTGGACTAATAACCGACCCCTAGGGTGCTGTCAGGCACCTGAACCCTTGTCCATTGGTTTGCACACAAAGAGAACAAAGCTATGAAACGGATCCTTCTCGGTACTCTCTTCACCGTCGTCTCCCTCAATGCAATGGCAGAAGCGCCAGGTGGCCCGAACTGCGGTTGGGGCAACATGTTGTTCGAAGGCCAACGCGGCACTCCGGCTCACTTCCTGGCCTCCACCACCAACGGTACCTCGGGTAACGCCACGTTCGGCATGACCTCGGGCACCAACGGCTGCAGCACCAACAGCGCACTGACCTACGGTGGCAAATCGTGGATTGCCATGAATGGCATGATGAACGAGCTGTCCGAAGACATGGCCAAGGGTAACGGCGAAGCGCTGACTACCTACGCTGTAGTACTGGGCGTTGCTCCTGAAGACCGCGAGCACTTTGCCGCTGTGACTCACGAGCACTTCCAGCAAATCTTCAGCAAGGCTGACGTAACCGCTGATGACGTGCACAACAACACCCTGGCTGTACTGAAAAGCGACACCCGTCTGGCGAAATACGCTACCCAGGCTTAAGCTCGACCCGCCCGTGCCTTTCGAGGCACGGGTTTTTATTATTTTTGGACCTGCCTCCCCTTTGGGTCTTTTTATCTCGACTTAAGTTGCCCACATGCTCAAACGCCTTGCCTACCTGGCACTCTTCGCCTGCGCCCCGCTGTATGCGGCGCCGCACCTTGATGATCAACGTTTGCAGCAACTGGCCAACGACCCGTTCTGGCTTTCGCTGGGGCACTACGAATCCGGCAAGTTCAAAGGCTGGCGCAGCTATGTCAGCGACAAGAAATTCTTCCTCGCTCCCGATGGCGCCCACCATCCGGACCAGGAGCTGAAGGCCACTGTCGAGGCGCTGTATGCCCCGGCCAGCCTCGGCGAAAAGCACGCCCAATGCGTTTACCCGGCACGTACACGCTGGCTCAAGGACCAGTTGCACCTGAGCGACTTGCCGGCGCTGGACTGCAAGGAGTTCAAGCAATGGTTCAAGGACGTCGCCCCCCACAGCGCGGTGATGATCTTCCCGGCGGCCTACCTCAACAGCCCGTCATCGATGTTCGGCCATACCCTGCTGCGCATCGACCAGGCTGATGTGCAGAGCAACAACACCGCCCTGCTCAGCTACGCGATCAACTTTGGCGCCTATATCGAAGGCTCGGACAACAGCATCCTCTACGCCTGGAAGGGCCTGATGGGCGGCTACCCGGGCCTGTTCGCGCTGGTGCCCTACCAGGAAAAACTCTCGGAATACCGTAGCCTGGAGAACCGCGACCTGTGGGAATACCGCCTGAACCTGACCCAGGTCGAGACCGAGCGCATGGTCGAGCACGTGTGGGAACTCAAGCAGATCCAGTTCGACTACTTCTTCTTCGACGAAAACTGCTCCTATCGCCTGCTGGAACTGCTGCAAGTGGCTCGCCCAAGCCTGCGGTTGACCGAACAATTCCCGCTGACCGCGATCCCTACCGACACGGTAAAAGCCGTGAAAGAAGCCGGCCTGGTGGAGAAAATCGATTACCGCCCTTCCCGTGAACGGGAGCTGCTGGAACGCGCCAAGCCGCTGGACAGCGACGAGCAGCAATGGGTGCTGAAGATCAGCGACGACCAGAAACAACTGCAGGACCCGGCATTCAAGGCCATCGCCAAAGACCGCCAGGCCCTGATCATCGACGCCGCCTACCGCCTTGGCCGCTACCGCGCCAACGGCCTGGAGCGCGACACCGAACGCTCCCAGCGCAGCTTCGAACTGCTGCGGGCGATCAACCAGAACCCGGCGCCGGACCTGAAGATCGAACGCCCCGGCCTGCCCGAAGACGGCCACGAATCCCGCACCTGGCAAGCCGGCATCGGCACCCGGGGCGACAAGGCTTTCGGCGAATACGGCCTGCGCATGGCCTACCACGACCTGAACGACAACGCCGAAGGCTTCCCCTTGGGCGCGCAGATTGAAATCCTGCAAATGAAACTGCGCCAGTACGAAGGCAACCACTGGCAATTGCAGCAACTGGATCTGGCAACCATCCGCTCACTGACCCCACGCAACGAGCTGCTGCAACCGTGGTC from Pseudomonas sp. NC02 encodes:
- a CDS encoding DUF3015 domain-containing protein, encoding MKRILLGTLFTVVSLNAMAEAPGGPNCGWGNMLFEGQRGTPAHFLASTTNGTSGNATFGMTSGTNGCSTNSALTYGGKSWIAMNGMMNELSEDMAKGNGEALTTYAVVLGVAPEDREHFAAVTHEHFQQIFSKADVTADDVHNNTLAVLKSDTRLAKYATQA
- a CDS encoding DUF4105 domain-containing protein, which codes for MLKRLAYLALFACAPLYAAPHLDDQRLQQLANDPFWLSLGHYESGKFKGWRSYVSDKKFFLAPDGAHHPDQELKATVEALYAPASLGEKHAQCVYPARTRWLKDQLHLSDLPALDCKEFKQWFKDVAPHSAVMIFPAAYLNSPSSMFGHTLLRIDQADVQSNNTALLSYAINFGAYIEGSDNSILYAWKGLMGGYPGLFALVPYQEKLSEYRSLENRDLWEYRLNLTQVETERMVEHVWELKQIQFDYFFFDENCSYRLLELLQVARPSLRLTEQFPLTAIPTDTVKAVKEAGLVEKIDYRPSRERELLERAKPLDSDEQQWVLKISDDQKQLQDPAFKAIAKDRQALIIDAAYRLGRYRANGLERDTERSQRSFELLRAINQNPAPDLKIERPGLPEDGHESRTWQAGIGTRGDKAFGEYGLRMAYHDLNDNAEGFPLGAQIEILQMKLRQYEGNHWQLQQLDLATIRSLTPRNELLQPWSWQVTGGLERVPGKHDDETLVSHVNGGAGGTWQLRDDMLGFALGTVRVEHNSDFGEAISPAAGFNTGVLWRNPLGNLSLEAKGDFFTNGEVRRSISLNQQWELSRNLGLRLSAQREYSHLATPVNEVMLEVKWYHY